A region from the Candidatus Thermoplasmatota archaeon genome encodes:
- a CDS encoding CARDB domain-containing protein, with the protein MRAVLAAAVLLVAMIPAAGATAEPKLPDLTISDIAYRWILTKREPYEPDPLNQATLAPATNRVEVNLTVTNLGNANATDVRVLIVFGVGVTLSANPNIGTVLAGQSVQATVVVSVPAPQYCFKVDGHNTIAESNEANNDGGCHLIEGADLVGFA; encoded by the coding sequence ATGCGCGCCGTCCTCGCCGCCGCCGTCCTTCTCGTCGCGATGATCCCCGCCGCGGGCGCGACCGCCGAGCCGAAGCTGCCCGATCTCACGATCTCCGACATCGCCTACCGCTGGATCCTCACGAAGCGCGAGCCCTACGAGCCCGACCCGCTGAACCAGGCCACGCTCGCCCCCGCGACGAACCGCGTCGAGGTGAACCTCACCGTGACGAACCTCGGCAACGCGAATGCGACCGACGTGCGCGTCCTCATCGTCTTCGGCGTGGGCGTGACGCTCAGCGCCAATCCGAACATCGGCACCGTCCTTGCGGGGCAAAGCGTCCAGGCGACCGTCGTGGTGAGCGTCCCCGCGCCGCAATACTGCTTCAAGGTGGACGGCCACAACACGATCGCGGAATCGAACGAGGCGAACAACGACGGCGGCTGCCACCTCATCGAGGGCGCCGACCTCGTCGGGTTCGCGTGA